agtgataggatgagatatgggcagtatgggagaacataagagtgatatgATGAGATATGGGcggtattggagaacataagagtgataggatgagatatgggctgtattggagaacataagagtgataggatgaatATGGGCTGTatttggagaacataagagtgatgggatgagatatgggctgtattggagaacataagagtgataggatgagatatgggctgtattggagaacataagagtgataggatgagatataggcagtattggagaacataagagtgataggatgagatatgggcagtattggagacataagagtgataggatgagatatgggcatattggagaacataagagtgataggatgagatatgggctgtagtggagaacataagagtgataggatgagatatgggcagtattggagaacataagagtgataggatgagatatgggcagtattggagaacataagagtgatgggaTGATGTGAGATGTATTGGaaaacataagagtgataggatgagatatgggcagtattggagaacataagagtgataggatgagatatgggctgtattggagaacataagagtgatggaTGATATGagatgtattggagaacataagagtgataggatgagatatgggctgtattggagaacataagagtgataggatgatatgggtgtattggagaacataagagtgataggatgagatatggatgtattggagaacataagagtgataggatgagatatgggctgtattggagaacataagagtgataggatgagatatgggctgtattggagaacataagagtgataggatgagatatgggctgtattggagaacataagagtgataggatgagatatgggcagtattggagaacataagagtgataggatgagatatgggcagtattggagaacataagagtgataggatgagatatgggcagtttggagaacataagagtgataggatgagatatgggcagtattggagaacataagagtgataggatgagatatgggcagtattggagaacataagagtgataggatgagatatatgggcagtattggagaacataagagtgataggatgagatatgggcagtattggagaacataagagtgataggatgagatatgggcatgtattggagaacataagagtgataggatgagatatgggcagtattggagaacataagagtgatagatgagatatgggcagtattggagaacataagagtgataggatgagatatgggctgtattggagaacataagagtgataggatgagatatgggcagtattggagaacataagagtgataggatgagatatgggcagtattggagaacataagagtgataggatgagatatgggcagtattggagaacataagagtgataggatgagatatgggcagtattggagagcataagagtgataggatgagatatgggcagtattggagaacataagagtgataggatgagatatgggcagtattggagaacataagagtgataggatgagatatgggcagtattggagaacataagagtgataggatgagatatgggctgtattggagaacataagagtgataggatgagatatgggcagtattggagaacataagagtgataggatgagatatgggctgtattggagaacataagagtgataggatgagatatgggcagtattggagaacataagagtgataggatgagatatgggcagtattggagaacataagagtgataggatgagatatgggcagtattggagaacataagagtgataggatgagatatgggctgtattggagaacataagagtgataggatgagatatgggctgtattggagaacataagagtgataggatgagatatgggcagtattggagaacataagagtgataggatgagatatgggcagtattggagaacataagagtgataggatgagatatgggctgtattggagaacataagagtgataggatgagatatgggcagtattggagaacataagagtgataggatgagatatgggcagtattggagaacataagagtgataggatgagatatgggctgtattggagaacataagagtgataggatgagatatgggcagtattggagaacataagagtgatagggtgATAGgagagatatgggctgtattggagaacataagagtgataggatgagatatgggcagtattggagaacataagagtgataggtgatagagatatgggcagtattggagaacataagagtgataggatgagatatgggcagtattggagaacataagagtgataggatgagatatgggcagtattggagaacataagagtgataggatgagatatgggcagtattggagaacataagagtgataggatgagatatgggctgtattggagaacataagagtgataggatgagatatgggcagtattggagaacataagagtgataggatgagatatgggcagtattggagaacataagagtgataggatgagatatgggcagtattggagaacataagagtgataggatgagatatgggcagtattggagaacataagagtgataggatgagatatgggcagtattggagaacataagagtgataggatgagatatgggcagtattggagaacataagagtgataggatgagatatgggcagtattggagaacataagagtgataggatgagatatgggctgtattgagaacataagagtgataggatgagatatgggcagtattggagaacataagagtgataggatgagatatgggcagtattggagaacataagagtgatgataggatgagatatgggcagtattggagaacataagagtgataggatgagatatgggcagtattggagaacataagagtgataggatgagatatgggcagtattggagaacataagagggtgataggatgagatatgggcagtattggagaacataagagtgataggatgagatatgggctgtattggagaacataagagtgataggatgagatatgggctgtattggagaacataagagtgataggatgagatatgggcagtattggagaacataagagtgataggatgagatatgggcagtattggagaacataagagtgatgggaTGATGTGAtatgtattggagaacataagagtgatggatgagatatgggcagtattggagaacataagagtgataggatgagatatgggcagtattggagaacataagagtgataggatgagatatgggctgtattggagaacataagagtgataggatgagatatgggcagtattggagaacataagagtgataggatgagatatgggctgtattggagaacataagagtgatgggatgagatatgggcagtattggagaacataagagtgataggatgagatatgggcagtattggagaacataagagtgatgataggatgagatatgggcagtattggagaacataagagtgatgggatgagatatgggctgtattggagaacataagagtgataggatgagatatgggcagtattggagaacataagagtgatgggatgagatatgggcagtattggagaacataagagtgataggatgagatatgggcagtattggagaacataagagtgataggatgagatatgggctgtattggagaacataagagtgataggatgagatatgggcagtattggagaacataagagtgataggatgagatatgggcagtattggagaacataagagtgatgataggatgagatatgggcagtattagagaacataagagtgataggatgagatatgggcagtattggagaacataagagtgataggatgagatatgggcagtattggagaacataagaggatgataggatgagatatgggcagtattggagaacataagagtgataggatgagatatgggctgtattggagaacataagagtgataggatgagatatgggctgtattggagaacataagagtgataggatgagatatgggcagtattggagaacataagagtgataggatgagatatgggcagtattggagaacataagagtgatgggaTGATGTGagatgtattggagaacataagagtgatgggatgagatatgggcagtattggagaacataagagtgataggatgagatatgggcagtattgggagacataagagtgataggatgagatatgggctgtattggagaacataagagtaataggatgagatatgggcagtattggagaacataagagtgataggatgagatatgggctgtattggagaacataagagtgatgggatgagatatgggcagtattggagaacataagaagtgataggatgagatatgggaagtattggagaacataagagtgatgataggatgagatatgggctgtattggagaacataagagtgatgggatgagatatgggctgtagtggagaacataagagtgatgggaTGATGTGagatgtattggagaacataagagtgatgggatgagatatgggctgtagtggagaacataagagtgatgggaTGATGTGagatgtattggagaacataagagtgataggatgagatatgggatgtattggagaacataagagtgataggatgagatatgggctgtattggagaacataagagtgataggatgagatatgggctgtattggagaacataagagtgataggatgagatatgggctgtattggagaacataagagtgataggatgagatatgggctgtattggagaacataagagtgatgggatgagaatatggagaacataagagtgataggatgagatatgggctgtattggagaacataagagtgatagggtgATAGGATGATGTGagatgtattggagaacataagagtgataggatgagatatgggatgtattggagaacataagagtgataggatgagattgggcctgtattggagaacataagagtgataggatgagatatgggctgtattggagaacataagagtgatagggtgAGATATGGGAGTATTGGAGAAACATacagagtgataggatgagatatgggctgtattggagaacataagagtgataggatgagatatgggcagtattggagaacataagagtgataggatgagatatgggcagtattgggagaacataagagtgatgataggatgagatatgggcagtattagagaacataagagtgataggatgagatatgggcacgtattggagaacataagagtgataggatgagatatgggcagtattggagaacataagagggatgataggatgagatatgggcagtttggagaacataagagtgataggatgagatatgggctgtattgagaacataagagtgataggatgagatatgggctgtagtggagaacataagagtgataggatgagatatgggcagtattggagaacataagagtgataggatagATATGGGCaggtattggagaacataagagtgatgggaTGATGTGagatgtattggagaacataaagATGATGGGATGatgatatgggcagtattggagaacataagagtgataggatgagatatgggcagtattggagaacataagagtgataggatgagatatgggctgtattgggaGAACATAAGAGtaataggatgagatatgggcagtattggagaacataagagtgataggatgagatatgggctgtattggagaacataagagtgatgggatgagatatgggccagtattggagaacataagagtgataggatgagatatgggcagtattggagaacataagagtgatgataggatgagatatgggctgtattggagaacataagagtgatgggatgagatatgggctgtattggagaacataagagtgataggatgagatatgggcagtattggagaacataagagtgatgggatgagatatgggcagtatggagaacataagagtgataggatgagatatgggcagtattggagaacataagagtgataggatgagatatggctgtattggagaacataagagtgataggatgagatatgggcagtattggagaacataagagtgataggatgagatatgggcagtattggagaacataagagtgatgataggatgagatatgggcagtattagagaacataagagtgataggatgagatatgggcagtattggagaacataagagtgataggatgagatatgggcagtattggagaacataagagggatgataggatgagatatgggcagtattggagaactaagagtgataggatgagatatgggctgtgattggagaacataagagtgataggatgagatatgggctgtagtggagaacataagagtgataggaatgagatatgggcagtattggagaacataagagtgattaggatgagatatgggcagtattggagaacataagagtgatgggaTGATAGTGAGATGTATtgggagaacataagagtgatgggaTGAGATCATGGGCAAGTATTGGAGACatagagtgataggatgagatatgggcagtattggagaacataagagtgataggatgagatatgggctgtattggaaaCATAAGAGTAATAGGATGAGATatggcagtattggagaacataagagtgattaggatgagatatgggctgtattggagaacataagagtgatgggatgagatatgggcagtattggagaacataagagtgataggatgagatatgggcagtattggagaacataagagtgatgataggatgagatatgggctgtattggagaacataagagtgatgggatgagatatgggctgtagtggagaacataagagtgatgggaTGATGTGagatgtattggagaacataagagtgataggatgagatatgggctgtagtggagaacataagagtgatgggGATGATGTGagatgtattggagaacataagagtgataggatgagatatgggatgtattggagaacataagagtgataggatgagatatggctgtattggagaacataagagtgataggatgagatatgggctgtattggagaacataagagtgataggatgagatatgggctgtattggagaacataagagtgataggatgagatatgggctgtattggagaacataagagtgatgggatgagatatggagaacataagagtgataggatgagatatgggctgtattggagaacataagagtgataggggTGATAGGATGATGTGagatgtattggagaacataagagtgataggatgagatatgggatgtattggagaacataagagtgataggatgagatatgggctgtattggagaacataagagtgataggatgagatatgggctgtattggagaacataagagtgatagggtgagatatgggcagtattggagaacataagagtgataggatgagatatgggctgtattggagaacataagagtgataggatgagatatgggcagtattggagaacataagagtgataggatgagatatgggcagtattggagaacataagagtgatgataggatgagatatgggctgtattggagaacataagagtgatgggatgagatatgggctgtagtggagaacataagagtgatgggaTGATGTGagatgtattggagaacataagagtgataggatgagatatgggctgtagtggagaacataagagtgatgggaTGATGTGagatgtattggagaacataagagtgataggatgagatatgggatgtattggagaacataagagtgataggatgagatatgggctgtattggagaacataagagtgataggatgagatatgggctgtattggagaacataagagtgataggatgagatatgggctgtattggagaacataagagtgataggatgagatatgggctgtattggagaacataagagtgatgggatgagatatggagaacataagagtgataggatgagatatgggctgtattggagaacataagagtgatagggtgATAGGATGATGTGagatgtattggagaacataagagtgataggatgagatatgggatgtattggagaacataagagtgataggatgagatatgggctgtattggagaacataagagtgataggatgagatatgggctgtattggagaacataagagtgatagggtgagatatgggcagtattggagaacataagagtgataggatgagatatgggctgtattggagaacataagagtgataggatgagatatgggcagtattggagaacataagagtgatgataggatgagatatgggcagtattggagaacataagagtgataggatgagatatgggctgtattggagaacataagagtgataggatgagatatgggctgtattggagaacataagagtgataggatgatgtgagatgtattggagaacataagagtgataggatgagatatgggatgtattggagaacataagagtgataggatgagatatgggctgtattggagaacataagagtgataggatgagatatgggctgtattggagaacataagagtgataggatgagatatgggcagtattggagaacataagagtgataggatgagatatgggctgtattggagaacataagagtgataggatgatgTGAGATGTATTGGACAAACATGTTGCTAACTGGGTGATATGGGGACGTGTCGTGCGACACAGCGCTCTAACAGACCCCCCATAATGCATCGCTCTTTACAGCTCTATATAATTCCAGTAGCTAACTGCAAAGATGTTTTCTGTAACTGTCCCTCCATGTGTTACAGTGTACTCACGTTGTTGATCTTGAGCTTGCTCTTGTCCTGTTTCTGCAAGTGGCCAGACAACTGGTAGAGTACGGCCCGACTACGCCGGCGGTTGTGGTCAAAGCCTGGGGGGCGGGTGATCTGGTGCACCTCCAGACCTGTCTCCTCGTCTGGGGACCGGCAGGccgaggggtgggggtggagggagagacaaggccgaggggtgggggtggagggagacaaGATCCTTTTGATGTACTGTAATTAGCGTATTCATTGTTCATCAGGTAACTGtcaatccctctccctccatcccctctctccctcaccagtGTCTGAGTCTTGTCCATGGTCCCCCTGGTCCTGCTGGTCCTTCCTGGTCGCTGTGATGTCCTTGTGGGAGACCAGGAACAGCACTACCTCTCCCTTCTCATTCTTGATGGGCACTATGTCCAGCAGACACCAGAACTGCTCTCctgagatacagacagacacacagacaaccaTAGGTCAGAGAGGAGTAAAACATATAGGCTCTGTCTCAATGGCCTTGATCAtctgtcctctccttcatctgcaaTTATCTGAAACAACTGAGCAAGTGAAAACTAGACTAATGACTTTGATGAAGGGGAATAGATGCATTTGAGAAAAAGCCATAGAAACCCCTTGAGGGACCTGTGGAGAAAGTCTTACCAGACCACTGACTAATCTCTGTCAACTAGAACCAAGATGGTTCCCTTCCTTACCCCCCTTCTTGTACAGGATGCACTCAGTCTTAAATTCCTGCCGCTCGTCCAGAGCCTTTTGGATCTGAGTGTTTAGGCTCTCGCTGGTGTCCGAGCCATACAGGAAGTGACACCTGCAGCTCTTTTGCATCAGCTCACCGCGGGCGAAGCCGGTCAGCTCGCAGAAGCCGTCCGAGCAGTAGACGATGGGGTAGAGCGACTGCACCTGGGCGTTACCCAGGACAAAGTtactgtctgagagagagagagagagagagagagagagagagagagagagagagagagagagagagagagagagagagagagagtagagagagagagagacagagagagagagagagagagagagagagagagagagagagggagacagagagagagagagagacagagagagagagagagagagagagagagagagagggagacagagagagagagagagagagagagagagagagagagcgaaagaaagaaagaaagacagacagacagacagacgggacgaGTTTCAAATGCTATCTGGGATAAAGAACATCAAAGAGACCTCCTTTGAACTTTGCATAAAAGTTGAATCATATGTTTCTCTGGATTACATGCCAGACTCTGTGAGTCTTTGTGAAGGGCGATGAGGCTGTGTTTTTGCTCCAAGCCGGGTCTCTGGCTGAGTATGGGAACGAAAGAGCAAACCTAACAAATCACATAGCTTGGCTTAAATTAAGGGCATCAGGGGCCAAAGGCAACAAACAGAACTGTGTTAATTCATGCATGAATGAAGTCAAGACATCAATTACATATAAATGCAGTTCCTGTTTGAGTCAAGGGTGGTAGGGGGATTGGAGTGGCGCTGCCTGGCGCTTGACGGAGATACGGCCTCTTGAATATTTCTATGGGTAATTTAGTTGTTTGATTAGTAGGCTTTAGGGGCTCTACAGGAGAACAATTCACTCTGCAGGAGATGTTGAGTCCTTTACAGAAATAGGATCTGTAGGACTGGGGCACTCACTGTGAAGAATGTGTAtaatatagagagggagggagggagggagggagggagggagggagggagggagggagggagggagggagggagggagggagggagggagggagggagggagggagggagggagggagagaaagaaatggCCAAAATGTAAT
This portion of the Oncorhynchus kisutch isolate 150728-3 unplaced genomic scaffold, Okis_V2 scaffold1231, whole genome shotgun sequence genome encodes:
- the LOC116365371 gene encoding potassium voltage-gated channel subfamily H member 3-like: MPQETVPQKAPGDGTSESSRRRYIRKPQETVPQKAPGDGTSESPRRRYLRKPQETVPQKAPGDVHKCSQTNTAYQSSSGHPQQSDITFLLLFVCDHLSGQPRGLKVEPRGSRIGALLQGLGGAPGASRFLPGFVAAETDASNRRDRRGSQRSRTPATRGRLAPQNTFLDTIANRFDGTHSNFVLGNAQVQSLYPIVYCSDGFCELTGFARGELMQKSCRCHFLYGSDTSESLNTQIQKALDERQEFKTECILYKKGGEQFWCLLDIVPIKNEKGEVVLFLVSHKDITATRKDQQDQGDHGQDSDTDEETGLEVHQITRPPGFDHNRRRSRAVLYQLSGHLQKQDKSKLKINNVSTL